The following proteins are co-located in the Petroclostridium xylanilyticum genome:
- a CDS encoding extracellular solute-binding protein, protein MRVTVKKLLSAIVFLVISISLVLSGCGSKGKNQSSSNESTNTKSENQAKLEPITLSVYVNAPGQQPTKDNKIYKLIEEELGVKFQFEYLVGDSKQRFGVMIASGDYPDIVNGGTELINAGAFIPLEDLIKEHAPNLYQHYKPFWNKIKDPDSGKIYVMPDYGRFYGDFNRTAHYGPAFWIQKQVLEDAGYPSVDKINTLDEYFELIENYVKKNPTIDGKPTIGFEILSYDWRNFCLTNPPQHLIGKPNEGGVVVNYETNIAEIFADKDYAKAYYKKLNEINAKGLLDRETFTQNYDQYLAKIASGRVVGMFDQGWNFGSARDSLIEQGLINRTYVPLPVMLDESYAGHDWYADRPAINVNSGFGITVNAKDPIRIIKMFDTLITERWQKILQWGIEGEDYLVDKNGRFYRTPEQRTNANDQVWQLANKAMGIFDKGPKMEGVYSDGNACGPGDQPEEYFAGLSDYDKGFLNAYGFKTLTEFLRKPPENPIAYPAWQINIIDGSEAKIASTKLNDLSMKYLPRAILAPMDQFDAIWNEYVSEIRKLNIKAYEDRINEQIQWRIKNWSNN, encoded by the coding sequence ATGAGGGTAACTGTAAAAAAACTATTAAGTGCCATAGTATTTCTTGTCATTAGCATCAGCTTAGTCTTATCAGGATGTGGAAGTAAAGGTAAAAACCAATCATCATCCAACGAAAGTACTAACACGAAAAGTGAAAATCAAGCAAAACTGGAGCCTATTACGTTAAGTGTATATGTGAATGCTCCGGGACAACAGCCCACAAAAGATAATAAGATATATAAATTAATTGAAGAAGAACTTGGTGTTAAGTTCCAATTTGAATATCTTGTTGGTGATAGCAAACAAAGGTTTGGCGTTATGATTGCCAGTGGAGATTATCCGGATATTGTCAACGGAGGAACGGAATTAATTAATGCAGGTGCTTTTATTCCTCTAGAAGATCTTATTAAAGAACATGCACCCAATTTATACCAACATTATAAACCTTTCTGGAACAAGATAAAAGATCCGGATAGCGGAAAAATCTATGTTATGCCCGACTATGGAAGATTTTATGGTGATTTTAACAGGACAGCTCATTATGGACCGGCATTCTGGATTCAAAAACAGGTATTGGAAGATGCCGGTTATCCATCGGTTGACAAAATTAATACATTAGATGAATATTTTGAACTTATTGAGAATTATGTAAAGAAAAATCCTACCATTGACGGAAAACCGACAATCGGATTTGAGATTTTATCTTATGACTGGAGAAACTTCTGTTTAACCAACCCTCCACAGCACTTAATCGGTAAACCTAATGAAGGTGGAGTTGTTGTAAATTACGAAACTAACATTGCAGAAATTTTTGCTGATAAAGACTATGCCAAAGCATACTACAAAAAATTAAATGAAATAAATGCAAAAGGTTTGCTAGATCGTGAAACATTTACACAAAACTACGATCAATATTTAGCGAAAATTGCCAGCGGTCGTGTTGTTGGTATGTTTGACCAGGGATGGAATTTCGGTTCTGCAAGAGATTCTTTAATTGAGCAGGGATTAATAAACAGAACTTATGTACCGCTGCCGGTTATGCTGGATGAAAGTTATGCTGGACACGACTGGTATGCTGACCGTCCTGCCATCAATGTAAACAGCGGATTTGGTATTACTGTCAATGCAAAAGATCCGATAAGGATTATTAAAATGTTTGATACATTGATTACAGAAAGATGGCAAAAGATCCTTCAGTGGGGTATTGAAGGCGAAGATTACTTGGTAGATAAAAACGGTAGGTTCTACAGGACGCCGGAACAAAGAACAAATGCAAATGATCAAGTTTGGCAGTTAGCAAATAAAGCGATGGGGATATTTGATAAAGGACCCAAAATGGAAGGTGTATACAGTGATGGAAATGCATGTGGCCCTGGAGATCAACCGGAGGAATATTTTGCAGGTTTAAGTGACTATGATAAGGGATTCCTTAATGCTTATGGTTTCAAAACGCTTACTGAATTTTTAAGAAAACCGCCAGAAAACCCAATAGCTTATCCGGCATGGCAAATCAATATTATTGATGGATCTGAAGCAAAGATAGCATCTACCAAGCTAAATGATTTGTCTATGAAATATCTGCCACGTGCAATTCTTGCGCCAATGGATCAATTTGATGCTATTTGGAATGAATATGTGTCTGAAATTCGCAAACTTAATATAAAAGCTTATGAAGACAGGATTAATGAACAAATCCAGTGGAGAATAAAAAATTGGAGCAATAATTAA
- a CDS encoding ABC transporter permease, with translation MPEVAVVKKRQERPQKEKNIITLKTLKAQKQLMFMSLPFLAYIILFSYVPAIGWVMAFQDFKPAKSFFNQQWVGFKHFQFLFSDSGFLRVLRNTLAMSFINLVLGFVTAILLALLLNEIKNALFKRTVQTISYLPHFLSWVIVAGLVSNALSTEDGIINILLLNLGLIKEPILWLGKGEYFWGIVGAAKVWKEVGWNTIIYLSAMSSIDPALYEAADIDGANRYHKMWHITLPGIKPTFVVLLIMSVGHILNAGFEVQYLLGNGLVVDWSETIDIFVLKYGISQFNFSLATAAGIFKTVVSVILIYTANTISKKIGEEQLI, from the coding sequence ATGCCTGAAGTAGCAGTAGTAAAAAAAAGACAGGAAAGACCGCAAAAAGAAAAGAATATAATTACCCTAAAAACACTGAAAGCCCAAAAACAATTGATGTTTATGTCTTTACCGTTTTTGGCGTATATAATTTTGTTTTCCTATGTGCCAGCCATTGGATGGGTTATGGCTTTTCAAGACTTTAAACCGGCAAAAAGCTTCTTTAATCAACAGTGGGTAGGATTTAAGCACTTTCAATTTCTGTTTTCGGATTCAGGATTTTTAAGAGTTCTTAGAAATACACTAGCCATGAGTTTTATTAACTTAGTTCTTGGATTTGTCACTGCTATTTTGCTTGCTTTATTGCTGAATGAAATTAAAAATGCGTTATTTAAAAGAACAGTCCAGACAATTTCTTATTTACCTCATTTTCTATCATGGGTAATTGTTGCGGGACTTGTTTCCAACGCATTATCGACGGAAGACGGAATTATCAATATATTATTATTAAATTTGGGACTTATTAAGGAACCTATATTGTGGTTGGGTAAAGGTGAATATTTTTGGGGTATTGTAGGAGCAGCAAAGGTATGGAAGGAAGTTGGTTGGAATACAATTATTTACCTTTCTGCAATGTCTTCAATAGATCCAGCGTTGTATGAAGCTGCAGATATTGATGGGGCAAACCGTTATCATAAGATGTGGCACATTACTCTTCCTGGGATAAAACCTACATTTGTGGTACTTCTGATTATGAGTGTGGGTCATATTTTGAATGCAGGTTTTGAAGTTCAGTATTTACTTGGCAATGGTTTAGTTGTTGATTGGTCTGAAACTATAGATATCTTTGTGTTAAAATATGGTATTAGTCAGTTTAATTTTTCTCTTGCGACAGCAGCAGGTATATTTAAGACTGTTGTAAGTGTTATTTTAATTTATACGGCTAATACAATTTCGAAAAAAATAGGTGAAGAACAACTTATATAG
- a CDS encoding carbohydrate ABC transporter permease has protein sequence MKTTKWTKIEDVLFNTFNTIFMIMLVIITLYPFANTIAVSFNEGYDTIRGGIYLWPRKFTLQNYRAVFATGTIYHAFYISLMKTVLCTVLGVFFSTMLAYTLSRKEYVFRKMITTVLVITMYFSAGLIPGYLLIKYLGLLNNFWVYVIPTLISAFNVIVIRTYIGTLPESLVESAKIDGAGDFRIFLQIIFPLCKPVLATVALFIAVGAWNSWFDTFLYAPAKQSLSTIQYELMKLLASTTATNTDPALRAGALQGSEEISKAMVTPASIRAAITIVAATPILIVYPFLQKYFVIGLNVGSVKE, from the coding sequence ATGAAAACAACAAAATGGACTAAGATAGAAGATGTGCTTTTTAATACTTTTAACACAATTTTTATGATTATGCTTGTCATTATTACGTTATATCCCTTTGCTAATACAATTGCAGTTTCTTTTAATGAAGGCTATGATACCATTAGAGGAGGAATTTACCTGTGGCCAAGAAAGTTTACACTGCAGAACTATAGGGCAGTCTTTGCAACAGGTACAATTTATCACGCGTTTTATATTTCATTAATGAAAACAGTTTTATGTACAGTTTTAGGTGTTTTTTTTAGTACTATGTTGGCATATACCTTAAGTAGAAAAGAATATGTATTTAGAAAGATGATTACTACGGTATTGGTTATTACTATGTATTTTAGTGCTGGGTTAATACCGGGGTATCTTTTGATTAAATACCTTGGACTGTTAAATAACTTTTGGGTATATGTTATACCTACTTTGATCAGTGCATTTAACGTCATTGTTATTAGAACATATATAGGAACGCTTCCGGAAAGTCTTGTAGAATCTGCAAAAATAGATGGCGCAGGAGACTTTCGAATATTTTTGCAAATCATATTTCCATTGTGCAAGCCGGTGCTTGCAACTGTAGCACTATTTATTGCGGTAGGCGCATGGAATTCATGGTTCGATACGTTCTTATATGCGCCGGCAAAACAGAGTTTAAGCACCATTCAATATGAACTGATGAAACTTCTTGCCTCTACCACAGCTACCAATACAGATCCGGCACTTCGAGCAGGAGCCTTGCAGGGAAGCGAAGAAATCTCAAAGGCAATGGTTACTCCGGCATCAATTAGAGCAGCAATAACAATTGTTGCTGCAACCCCAATTTTGATTGTGTATCCATTCTTACAAAAATATTTTGTTATTGGGCTAAATGTTGGTAGTGTAAAAGAATAG
- a CDS encoding alpha-glucuronidase family glycosyl hydrolase: MGDNGYNCWLRYTKIEKTELIDNYKKYVATIWAKIDSQLLSSAVNELKKGIWGLMETEPEVVSEKPAFQGIVLGTFDVIEEMYALEFLQEEKNAVKEEGFLIKLIMSDTRHNIIIAGKTDKGVLYGVFYFLRSLMTQKEVEQIETIENPGNALRFVNQWDNMDGSIERGYAGQSIFYRNNEIGYDLERVKDYARLLASVGINSIVINNVNVREAALRLIMKEFLPSVEKIADVFRAYGIKIYLSINFTSPIHLGNLPTADPVDADVKQWWKEKAAEIYEYIPDFGGFLVKADSEFNPGPYVYGRTHADGANMLAEALAPFNGIVIWRCFVYNCLQDWRDRKTDRAKAAYDNFVPLDGAFHDNVILQIKNGPMDFQVKEPVSPLLGGMSKTNQVLELQITQEYTGQQKHLCYLVPMWKEIMDFDTYAKGPGSTVKKIVSGSLFERKYGGVAGVSNIGDDINWTGHTLAQSNLYGYGRLIWNPDLTAEQIAEEWVRLTFGNEQIVVDTICEMLMNSLQIYRNYNAPLGIGWMVNPGHHYGPNVDGYEYSKWGTYHRADCFGIGVDRTQKSGTGYTGQYHKENAEMYESLDTCPDELLLFFHHVPYTYILKSGETVIQHIYNTHFDGAEQAAELKDKWMTLKHYIDEERFLQVLERLKIQVEHAKEWRDVINTYFYRKSGIKDKLGRIIY, from the coding sequence ATGGGAGATAATGGTTATAATTGCTGGTTGAGATATACAAAGATAGAAAAAACAGAACTCATTGATAACTATAAAAAATATGTTGCAACCATATGGGCAAAAATAGATTCCCAGCTATTATCATCTGCAGTTAATGAGTTAAAGAAAGGCATTTGGGGACTGATGGAAACAGAGCCGGAAGTTGTTTCTGAAAAACCTGCATTTCAGGGAATTGTTTTGGGAACTTTTGATGTTATTGAGGAAATGTATGCACTGGAATTTTTACAGGAAGAAAAAAACGCTGTTAAAGAGGAAGGTTTTTTGATTAAGCTCATTATGAGTGATACAAGACACAATATTATTATTGCCGGAAAAACAGACAAAGGGGTACTATATGGCGTTTTCTATTTCTTAAGATCTTTAATGACACAAAAAGAGGTAGAACAGATTGAAACAATAGAAAATCCCGGGAATGCTTTGCGATTTGTAAACCAATGGGATAATATGGATGGCAGTATTGAAAGAGGATATGCAGGACAATCTATCTTTTATAGAAATAATGAGATAGGATATGATTTGGAAAGGGTCAAAGATTATGCCAGGCTTTTAGCATCTGTAGGGATTAACAGTATTGTAATTAACAATGTAAATGTCAGAGAAGCAGCCCTTAGATTAATTATGAAGGAATTTTTACCTTCTGTAGAAAAAATCGCGGATGTATTTAGAGCATATGGAATCAAAATTTATCTAAGTATTAACTTTACCAGCCCTATCCATCTAGGAAATCTTCCTACAGCAGATCCAGTTGATGCAGATGTAAAGCAGTGGTGGAAAGAAAAAGCAGCAGAAATATATGAGTATATTCCGGACTTTGGAGGATTTTTGGTAAAAGCCGATTCCGAATTTAATCCAGGTCCTTATGTCTATGGGAGAACTCATGCCGATGGTGCTAATATGTTAGCAGAGGCTCTAGCACCATTTAATGGGATTGTTATTTGGAGATGTTTTGTGTATAACTGTTTACAAGACTGGCGGGATCGAAAAACAGATCGGGCAAAAGCAGCTTATGATAACTTTGTTCCATTAGACGGGGCGTTTCATGACAATGTAATTCTTCAGATTAAAAACGGTCCTATGGATTTTCAAGTTAAGGAACCGGTATCTCCACTTTTGGGAGGTATGAGCAAGACTAATCAAGTGCTGGAACTGCAGATTACCCAAGAATATACGGGTCAGCAAAAGCATTTGTGTTATCTTGTCCCCATGTGGAAGGAAATTATGGATTTTGATACCTATGCCAAAGGGCCGGGATCCACGGTGAAAAAAATAGTCAGTGGCTCTCTTTTTGAAAGGAAATATGGAGGGGTTGCAGGAGTATCCAATATAGGAGATGATATAAACTGGACAGGTCATACCCTGGCGCAGTCTAATTTATATGGATATGGCAGACTCATATGGAATCCTGACCTAACCGCAGAACAAATAGCAGAAGAGTGGGTGAGGCTTACATTTGGGAATGAGCAGATAGTGGTGGATACCATTTGTGAAATGTTAATGAATTCTTTGCAGATTTACAGAAATTACAACGCACCTCTGGGAATTGGTTGGATGGTAAATCCCGGGCATCATTATGGTCCTAATGTAGATGGGTATGAGTATTCTAAATGGGGTACCTATCACAGAGCAGACTGTTTTGGTATTGGTGTAGATCGCACCCAAAAAAGCGGAACAGGTTATACAGGACAATATCATAAAGAGAATGCAGAAATGTATGAATCACTGGATACCTGCCCGGATGAACTTCTTTTATTTTTCCACCATGTTCCATATACCTATATACTTAAGTCGGGAGAAACAGTTATACAGCATATATACAATACACATTTTGATGGTGCTGAACAGGCAGCTGAATTAAAAGATAAGTGGATGACTCTTAAACATTATATTGATGAGGAGAGGTTTCTTCAAGTATTAGAGAGGTTGAAGATACAGGTTGAACATGCAAAAGAGTGGAGAGATGTAATTAATACTTATTTCTATCGAAAATCTGGAATTAAAGATAAATTAGGTAGAATTATATATTAA
- a CDS encoding GH39 family glycosyl hydrolase, which produces MQKIVIPQKSDGKIFKKNWKFCVGTGRLGLALQKEYLDALSFVQDTIGFKYIRGHGLLSDDVGIYREDEVGDEVRPFYNFTYVDRIFDSFLERGIRPFVELGFMPAKLASGNDTVFYWKGNITPPKDYNKWKKLIKAVVRHFISRYGEQEVLQWPFEVWNEPNLTQFWKDANKEEYFKLYQVTATAVKEVNKNIKVGGPAISGGADHWIEDFLIFCYKEKVPVDFVSRHAYTSQQPNTRTSHVVYQELWDNTYMLDEFKKVRQMIRQSPFPDLPLHITEYNTSYHPLNPVHDTPLNAAYLARIVSEGGDYVDSFSYWTFSDVFEEHDVPKSQFHGGFGLVALNNIAKPTFHMFSFFASMGDEQLYRDEHLLVTRKKDGSIALVAWNEIMKKESDIVREYEIEIPVSFEDIFVKKQTINEEYGNPWRTWIQMGRPRFPTKEQVKVLRQVAKPFITTNRMKSEKGVLKLNFKLSKNEVTLYEINRINDESHSYIGLDDHKITSY; this is translated from the coding sequence ATGCAAAAAATAGTAATTCCGCAGAAATCTGACGGAAAAATTTTCAAAAAAAATTGGAAATTCTGTGTTGGTACAGGGAGGTTAGGACTGGCACTTCAAAAGGAATATCTGGATGCTTTATCTTTTGTACAAGATACAATTGGGTTTAAATATATTAGAGGCCATGGCTTATTGAGTGATGATGTAGGTATTTATAGAGAAGATGAAGTAGGGGATGAAGTTAGGCCATTTTATAATTTTACCTATGTCGATCGGATTTTTGATTCTTTTTTGGAAAGAGGTATTCGGCCTTTTGTAGAATTGGGATTTATGCCGGCAAAACTTGCATCGGGAAATGATACAGTTTTTTATTGGAAGGGAAACATTACACCACCTAAGGATTATAATAAATGGAAAAAGTTAATAAAAGCTGTTGTACGGCATTTTATCTCACGTTATGGAGAACAAGAAGTACTTCAATGGCCCTTTGAGGTATGGAACGAACCAAATCTAACTCAATTTTGGAAAGATGCTAATAAAGAAGAGTATTTTAAACTTTATCAAGTTACGGCAACGGCTGTGAAAGAAGTGAATAAGAATATAAAAGTGGGGGGACCGGCAATCAGTGGAGGAGCAGATCACTGGATAGAAGATTTTTTGATTTTTTGTTACAAGGAGAAAGTACCTGTTGATTTTGTATCACGGCATGCGTATACATCTCAACAACCAAATACAAGGACATCTCATGTGGTTTATCAGGAATTATGGGATAATACATATATGCTAGATGAATTTAAAAAGGTTCGTCAAATGATTCGTCAGTCACCGTTTCCTGACTTGCCTTTACATATTACTGAGTATAATACTTCATATCATCCACTTAATCCGGTGCATGATACGCCTTTAAATGCTGCTTATTTAGCCAGGATCGTCAGCGAGGGCGGAGACTATGTAGATTCGTTTTCTTATTGGACATTTAGCGATGTTTTTGAAGAACATGACGTACCCAAATCACAATTTCATGGAGGGTTTGGCCTTGTGGCACTTAATAACATTGCAAAACCCACATTTCATATGTTTTCTTTCTTTGCGTCAATGGGCGATGAGCAATTATACCGGGACGAACATTTATTAGTGACCAGAAAAAAAGACGGATCCATTGCTTTAGTAGCTTGGAATGAAATAATGAAAAAAGAAAGTGATATTGTCAGAGAGTATGAAATAGAGATACCTGTATCATTTGAAGATATTTTTGTAAAAAAACAAACAATAAACGAAGAATATGGCAATCCGTGGAGAACTTGGATTCAAATGGGCAGACCAAGATTTCCTACAAAAGAACAAGTGAAAGTGCTGCGCCAGGTAGCAAAACCATTTATAACCACTAATCGAATGAAAAGTGAAAAAGGTGTTTTAAAATTAAACTTTAAATTATCAAAAAATGAAGTTACTTTATATGAAATTAATAGGATTAATGATGAATCTCATAGCTACATAGGATTAGATGACCATAAAATAACCAGTTACTAG
- a CDS encoding glycosyl hydrolase family 8, producing the protein MKKEGAFYTGEYRNVFKEYGYQEHEIFRKVENTWNDLFYGDENTKIYYPVGSEEAYILDTGNLDVRTEGMSYGMMMCVQMDKKEEFDRIWTWTKKYMWHSDGKYSGYFAWSANPDGSRRAQGPAPDGEEYFAMALFFASHRWGDGPEPYNYSRQAKEILKVCIHKGEDGIGDPMCNHDNKLIKFTPESTFTDPSYHLPHFYELFALWGEPEDKQFWLEAAAASREYLKKACHPITGLAPEYANYDGSPYVCNGHEHFYSDSYRVAGNIALDYEWFRGDEWEREEANKIQKFFVDKNPSDYSMYTIDGIELEQKALHPIGLLAMNAMASLAATDPNVKTYIDMFWNMPLRTGIRRYYDNCLYFFSLLALSGKYRIWFPIHG; encoded by the coding sequence ATGAAAAAAGAAGGGGCTTTTTACACTGGAGAGTATCGAAATGTTTTTAAAGAATATGGTTACCAAGAGCATGAGATTTTCCGAAAAGTAGAGAATACATGGAATGACTTGTTTTATGGAGATGAAAATACAAAAATTTATTACCCTGTAGGTTCAGAGGAAGCGTATATTTTGGATACTGGAAATCTGGATGTAAGAACGGAAGGTATGTCTTATGGCATGATGATGTGTGTACAAATGGATAAAAAAGAAGAATTTGATCGTATTTGGACATGGACTAAAAAATATATGTGGCACAGTGACGGAAAGTATTCAGGTTACTTTGCATGGTCTGCAAATCCTGATGGTTCGAGGCGAGCTCAGGGGCCGGCTCCAGATGGGGAAGAGTATTTTGCAATGGCTTTGTTCTTTGCATCACATCGTTGGGGAGATGGACCGGAGCCATATAACTATAGCCGGCAGGCCAAAGAAATTCTTAAGGTTTGCATACATAAAGGTGAAGACGGTATCGGCGACCCTATGTGTAATCATGATAATAAGCTAATTAAATTCACACCCGAAAGTACATTTACTGATCCATCCTATCATCTTCCTCATTTTTACGAATTATTTGCGTTATGGGGAGAGCCTGAAGACAAACAATTCTGGTTAGAAGCTGCAGCAGCCAGTAGAGAATATCTAAAAAAAGCTTGTCATCCTATTACCGGATTGGCTCCTGAATATGCAAATTATGACGGCAGCCCTTATGTTTGCAATGGGCATGAACATTTTTATAGCGATTCATACAGGGTAGCAGGTAATATTGCTTTAGATTATGAATGGTTCAGAGGAGATGAATGGGAAAGGGAAGAAGCAAATAAGATTCAGAAATTCTTTGTAGACAAGAATCCTTCTGACTATAGTATGTATACTATTGATGGTATTGAATTAGAACAAAAGGCTCTTCATCCTATAGGACTTTTGGCTATGAATGCAATGGCCTCTCTTGCAGCAACAGATCCAAATGTAAAAACATATATTGATATGTTTTGGAATATGCCTCTTCGTACTGGAATTAGGCGTTATTATGATAACTGCTTATATTTCTTTAGTTTACTGGCGTTAAGCGGGAAATATAGAATATGGTTTCCGATACATGGGTAA
- a CDS encoding FmdB family zinc ribbon protein, which produces MPFYDLKCEKCGAVFNVMAKMREKEEKLIKCPTCGSNDLSSVFTNINIVKNRTKEMPPCSGGCCGCPNAR; this is translated from the coding sequence GTGCCGTTTTATGATTTAAAATGTGAAAAATGTGGAGCTGTTTTTAACGTAATGGCAAAAATGAGAGAAAAAGAAGAAAAGCTCATCAAATGTCCTACGTGTGGCAGCAACGATTTAAGCTCCGTATTTACCAACATTAATATAGTTAAGAATCGTACTAAAGAAATGCCACCTTGTTCAGGAGGATGCTGTGGTTGTCCAAATGCAAGGTAA
- a CDS encoding RsmF rRNA methyltransferase first C-terminal domain-containing protein — protein sequence MDYLPKEFLNKMKKLLREEFDEFVKAYDKDKYSALRVNTLKISVEDFKKIFPFTLEKIPWIDEGYYYSQEESPGKHPYHSAGLYYIQEPSAMSVAKVVDAQPGEIILDLCAAPGGKSTQIACDLKGKGLLVSNEIISSRAAILAENMERFGVRNAVITNESPDRLSKYFYEFFDKILVDAPCSGEGMFRKEPRACIEWSSNSVISCAKRQLSILIEAEKMLKPGGKLIYSTCTFSPEENEGVIEQFLQLYNNFEICSIPKMDYLDDGRPEWVNGREELKKCRRIWPHRQKGEGHFIALLEKQGTALNNKLISQRKWDDKKIQLYFEFEKENLKFHFEGNFTLFGDNLYVIPGGIFDLKGVKIVRPGLHLGTIKKNRFEPSHSLAMTLNKDVFIRKINYSADSQEIINYLKGETLNVLSPNGWTAVLVDGFPLGWGKVADEVLKNHYPKGLRINLGS from the coding sequence ATGGATTATTTGCCAAAAGAATTTTTGAACAAAATGAAAAAATTGCTGCGGGAAGAATTTGATGAATTTGTAAAGGCATACGATAAGGATAAATACTCAGCCTTGAGAGTCAATACACTAAAGATTAGTGTTGAAGATTTTAAAAAAATTTTTCCATTTACATTAGAAAAAATACCATGGATTGACGAAGGATATTATTATAGTCAGGAGGAATCGCCGGGAAAGCATCCATATCACTCTGCAGGATTGTATTATATCCAGGAACCATCTGCCATGTCAGTAGCAAAAGTTGTTGATGCTCAACCTGGGGAAATAATTTTGGATTTATGCGCGGCACCCGGAGGAAAGTCAACGCAAATTGCCTGTGATCTAAAAGGAAAGGGATTGCTTGTTTCGAATGAAATAATTTCTTCAAGGGCTGCTATCCTTGCAGAAAATATGGAGAGATTCGGTGTTAGAAATGCGGTAATAACTAACGAATCACCGGATAGATTGTCCAAATACTTTTATGAGTTTTTTGATAAAATCCTGGTGGACGCTCCCTGTTCAGGAGAAGGGATGTTTAGAAAAGAGCCCAGGGCGTGCATTGAATGGAGTTCAAATTCGGTGATATCCTGTGCCAAAAGACAGTTGAGTATATTGATAGAAGCAGAAAAAATGTTAAAACCAGGCGGGAAACTCATTTATTCTACGTGTACGTTTTCACCGGAAGAGAACGAAGGGGTGATTGAGCAATTCTTACAACTCTATAATAACTTTGAAATATGTAGTATACCAAAGATGGATTACCTGGATGATGGACGTCCTGAATGGGTAAACGGAAGGGAAGAATTAAAAAAATGCCGTAGAATATGGCCCCACAGGCAAAAAGGAGAAGGTCATTTTATAGCTTTATTGGAGAAGCAAGGAACTGCACTAAACAATAAATTAATAAGTCAACGTAAGTGGGATGATAAAAAAATACAGCTATATTTTGAATTTGAAAAGGAAAATCTTAAATTTCACTTTGAAGGAAATTTCACTTTATTTGGAGATAATTTGTATGTAATTCCTGGAGGGATTTTTGATTTAAAAGGTGTAAAAATCGTACGGCCTGGTCTACACCTTGGTACCATCAAAAAGAATAGGTTTGAGCCATCCCATTCCCTTGCAATGACTCTTAATAAAGACGTTTTTATAAGAAAAATTAATTACAGCGCAGATAGCCAGGAAATTATTAATTATCTAAAAGGTGAAACTTTAAATGTATTATCACCAAATGGCTGGACAGCAGTTTTAGTAGACGGCTTTCCTCTAGGTTGGGGAAAAGTTGCAGATGAAGTATTAAAAAATCATTATCCCAAGGGATTAAGAATAAATCTTGGTAGTTAG